Proteins found in one Pectobacterium atrosepticum genomic segment:
- a CDS encoding paraquat-inducible protein A — MKIHNISSPAPFSSPRPPLTGGVKSAVSTLDRYHRCPECDAFFALPQLKRNQTASCPRCYATVSSGRDWTISRLAAMAVAMLVLMPFAFTEPLISIRLLGVTINASLFEGIWQITRQGHPLTASMVAFCTVGAPLTLVFSLLYLFFAPRIGMNLRPILLMLQRLREWMMLDIYLVGMAVAAIKVREFADVQVGIGLVAFLALMILSLLTLIHLNTDQLWQRFYPRLRPLISPERYRICLSCHFTSSPDNQGRCPRCHIPLRLRQRQSLQKSWAALIASIILLFPANLLPISIIYVNGARTEDTIFSGILSLASGNVPVALVVFIASILVPFTKVIVLFGLLISIHIRSESSIMMRMKMLRVIRWIGRWSMLDLFVIALTMSLVNRDQLLAFTMGPAAFYFGAAVILTILAVEWLDSRLMWDNTDVE; from the coding sequence ATGAAAATACATAATATATCCAGCCCTGCACCGTTTTCTTCTCCCCGACCACCGCTAACCGGCGGTGTGAAAAGCGCCGTGTCTACTTTAGATCGCTACCATCGCTGCCCGGAATGTGATGCTTTTTTTGCGCTGCCACAGCTGAAGCGAAACCAGACAGCAAGCTGCCCACGCTGCTATGCCACAGTCAGTTCAGGCAGAGACTGGACCATTTCCCGACTTGCTGCAATGGCCGTCGCCATGCTAGTGCTCATGCCGTTTGCCTTTACCGAACCGTTGATCAGCATTCGTTTGCTGGGTGTTACCATCAATGCCAGCCTGTTCGAAGGCATTTGGCAAATCACCCGTCAGGGGCACCCGCTCACGGCAAGTATGGTCGCCTTTTGTACCGTTGGCGCGCCGCTAACATTAGTTTTTTCGCTGTTATACCTGTTTTTCGCTCCCCGAATCGGCATGAATCTGCGGCCCATCCTGCTCATGTTGCAACGGCTAAGAGAGTGGATGATGTTGGATATCTATCTGGTTGGTATGGCCGTCGCCGCGATCAAAGTCCGTGAATTCGCGGATGTTCAGGTGGGGATCGGGCTGGTCGCCTTTCTGGCATTGATGATCTTAAGCCTGTTGACGCTGATCCACTTAAATACCGACCAGCTTTGGCAGCGGTTTTACCCACGGCTGAGGCCATTGATTTCACCAGAACGCTACCGAATCTGCCTTTCCTGCCATTTCACCAGCTCACCTGACAATCAGGGACGCTGCCCACGTTGCCACATTCCGCTCCGCTTGCGTCAGCGGCAAAGTCTGCAAAAATCTTGGGCAGCGCTCATTGCCTCTATAATTTTACTGTTCCCCGCTAACCTGTTGCCGATATCGATTATTTATGTCAATGGCGCACGCACGGAGGACACCATTTTTTCCGGCATCCTTTCACTCGCATCAGGCAATGTTCCGGTCGCACTGGTGGTCTTTATCGCCAGTATTCTGGTGCCGTTTACTAAAGTTATTGTGCTGTTTGGGCTACTGATAAGTATTCATATCCGATCAGAAAGCAGCATAATGATGCGCATGAAGATGCTGCGCGTTATCCGTTGGATCGGTCGCTGGTCTATGCTCGATTTATTTGTGATTGCTTTGACGATGTCGCTCGTCAACCGCGATCAACTACTCGCTTTTACCATGGGGCCTGCTGCCTTTTATTTTGGCGCAGCGGTGATTCTCACTATCCTCGCAGTCGAATGGCTGGATAGCCGGCTGATGTGGGATAACACTGATGTGGAATAA
- a CDS encoding GAF domain-containing protein: protein MNKQEFYQDLIRDMSSLIADENRFITILSNSSALLFERLDGVNWAGFYLLDNDTLFLGPFQGKVACVRIPVGKGVCGAAIAENRIQRVDDVHAFPGHIACDAASNAEIVLPLVVNRQLIGVLDIDSTLYQRFDADDEEGLKAVVSVLCAQLEASDVMTFINSLTLRQG from the coding sequence ATGAATAAACAAGAATTTTATCAGGACCTCATCCGCGATATGTCATCGCTTATCGCGGATGAAAACCGTTTTATTACGATTTTATCAAACAGTAGTGCGCTGCTGTTTGAGCGTTTGGATGGGGTTAACTGGGCAGGGTTTTACCTGTTGGATAACGACACGCTTTTCTTGGGACCATTTCAGGGCAAGGTTGCCTGTGTGCGTATTCCAGTTGGCAAAGGCGTATGCGGTGCGGCAATCGCTGAAAATCGCATTCAGCGCGTGGATGATGTTCATGCGTTCCCTGGTCATATTGCCTGTGATGCCGCGAGTAATGCTGAAATTGTGCTACCGCTTGTCGTTAACAGGCAGTTGATTGGCGTTCTGGATATTGACAGTACCCTTTATCAGCGTTTTGACGCGGATGATGAAGAAGGGCTGAAGGCCGTGGTGAGCGTACTTTGTGCTCAACTGGAAGCGAGCGATGTGATGACATTCATCAATTCTCTCACGTTGAGACAAGGTTAA
- the proQ gene encoding RNA chaperone ProQ, producing the protein MENQPKLNSSKEVIAFLAERFPLCFTTEGETRPLKIGIFQDLVERVQESDNVSKTQLRSALRLYTSSWRYLYGVKLGAQRVDLDGNPCGELEQQHVDHARKQLEEAKARVQAQRAEQQAKKREAAGETAEAARTPRPAQKRAPRRDGSNDASRNHASRNNTPRKPSSGQSQSSSQQPANAQPRQAKPVSNERQRVAVTDVSKLQIGQEIKVRAGKDAMDATVLEIAKGEVRVQLASGLAMIVRAEHLQF; encoded by the coding sequence ATGGAAAATCAACCTAAGTTGAACAGTAGTAAAGAAGTCATTGCCTTTTTGGCAGAGCGGTTCCCGCTTTGTTTCACCACTGAAGGTGAAACTCGTCCGTTAAAGATCGGTATTTTTCAAGATCTTGTTGAACGTGTACAGGAGTCCGATAACGTCAGTAAGACGCAATTGCGCTCTGCGCTGCGCCTTTACACATCAAGCTGGCGGTATCTGTACGGTGTAAAATTGGGTGCCCAACGTGTGGATCTGGACGGTAATCCGTGCGGTGAGTTGGAACAGCAGCATGTCGATCATGCCCGTAAGCAGTTGGAAGAAGCAAAAGCGCGAGTTCAGGCTCAGCGTGCTGAGCAACAGGCGAAAAAACGTGAAGCAGCCGGAGAAACGGCAGAAGCGGCACGCACCCCTCGTCCTGCTCAGAAGCGTGCGCCGCGCCGCGATGGTTCAAACGATGCATCTCGAAACCATGCATCTAGAAACAATACGCCGCGTAAACCTTCTTCCGGCCAATCGCAGTCCTCTTCTCAACAACCAGCGAACGCTCAACCGCGTCAGGCTAAGCCTGTCAGCAATGAACGTCAGCGGGTTGCGGTTACGGATGTTTCCAAACTGCAAATCGGTCAGGAAATCAAAGTCAGAGCCGGCAAAGACGCCATGGATGCCACCGTGCTTGAAATTGCCAAAGGCGAAGTCAGAGTACAATTGGCTTCTGGACTGGCAATGATTGTACGCGCAGAACACTTGCAGTTCTGA
- a CDS encoding carboxy terminal-processing peptidase yields the protein MNNLIRITAIAGLLLAGSSFANENITRVEQIPQLHQEPQHATVSDRVASRFLRSHYRQFMLDAPFSEKIFNRYLNMLDYSHNVLLASDVAQFSGQKAQLGDALKSGQLDIPYALYNLAQKRRFERFQYALSLLDKPVDLTGNDTFELDRSKAPWPQNAGELNRLWDAKVKYDWLSLKLTGKDDKDIKETLTKRYQFAIRRLAQSNSEDVFQLVMNAFAREIDPHTSYLSPRNTEQFNTEMSLSLEGIGAVLQMDDDYTMINSMVPGGPAAKSKNITVGDRVVGVGQSGKPMVDVIGWRLDDVVALIKGPKGSKVRLEILPAGKGTKTRIITLTRERIRLEDRAVKMSVKTVGKDKVGVLDIPGFYVGLTDDVKVQLQKLEKQNVSSIVIDLRTNGGGALTEAVGLSGLFIPSGPVVQVRDNNGKVREDSDTDGIVYYKGPLVVLVDRFSASASEIFAAAMQDYGRALIVGEPTFGKGTVQQYRSLNRIYDQMLRPDWPALGSVQYTIQKFYRIDGGSTQMKGVTPDVMMPTGTETVDTGEKFEDNALPWDSIKAANYIKSGDLKALISKLNEHHQERIAKDPEFQFVAQDIARYNAMKDKRNLVSLNLAQREKENDDDEAMRLNRINDRLAREGKKPLKSLEDLPKDYQAPDPYLDETVKIANDLAQDQKE from the coding sequence ATGAACAACTTAATCAGAATAACCGCCATTGCAGGTTTACTGCTGGCGGGCTCTAGTTTTGCAAATGAAAACATTACGCGTGTTGAGCAGATCCCTCAGCTACATCAGGAGCCTCAACATGCTACCGTTAGCGACAGGGTGGCCTCACGTTTCCTGCGTTCGCATTATCGTCAGTTTATGTTGGATGCGCCGTTCTCCGAGAAAATTTTTAACCGCTACCTCAACATGTTGGACTACAGCCACAACGTGCTGTTGGCCTCTGATGTGGCGCAATTTTCCGGGCAAAAAGCCCAGTTGGGCGACGCGCTGAAATCTGGGCAACTGGATATTCCGTACGCGTTGTACAATCTGGCGCAGAAACGCCGGTTTGAGCGTTTTCAATATGCACTGTCGCTGCTGGATAAACCGGTAGATTTGACGGGCAATGACACGTTTGAACTCGATCGCAGCAAAGCTCCTTGGCCGCAGAACGCGGGCGAACTTAACCGCCTGTGGGATGCCAAGGTAAAATATGACTGGCTCAGCCTAAAGCTGACCGGTAAAGATGATAAAGACATCAAAGAGACGCTGACCAAGCGTTATCAGTTTGCGATTCGCCGTTTGGCGCAGAGCAACAGCGAAGATGTTTTCCAACTCGTCATGAACGCCTTTGCGCGTGAAATTGACCCGCATACTAGCTACCTGTCACCGCGTAACACCGAACAATTCAATACCGAAATGAGCCTGTCGCTCGAAGGGATTGGTGCGGTGCTGCAGATGGATGACGACTACACCATGATTAATTCCATGGTGCCAGGCGGTCCGGCAGCGAAGAGCAAAAACATTACCGTTGGTGACCGTGTGGTTGGCGTAGGCCAAAGCGGCAAACCGATGGTGGATGTTATCGGCTGGCGTCTGGATGATGTGGTCGCGCTGATCAAAGGGCCGAAAGGCAGTAAGGTGCGTCTGGAAATTCTGCCCGCAGGCAAAGGGACGAAAACCCGTATTATCACGCTGACGCGCGAACGTATTCGTCTTGAAGACCGTGCGGTTAAAATGTCTGTTAAGACGGTCGGTAAAGATAAAGTCGGCGTGTTGGATATCCCCGGCTTCTATGTCGGCCTGACGGATGACGTAAAAGTTCAGCTCCAGAAACTGGAAAAACAGAACGTCAGCAGTATCGTGATTGACTTACGGACTAACGGCGGCGGTGCGCTGACGGAAGCGGTAGGGCTTTCCGGTCTGTTTATCCCAAGCGGCCCCGTGGTTCAGGTACGTGATAATAATGGCAAGGTGCGCGAAGACAGCGACACTGACGGCATTGTGTATTACAAAGGCCCGCTGGTGGTGCTGGTAGACCGCTTCAGTGCTTCCGCTTCCGAGATTTTCGCGGCGGCGATGCAGGATTATGGTCGTGCACTGATCGTGGGTGAGCCGACGTTTGGTAAAGGCACCGTACAGCAGTATCGCTCGCTGAATCGGATTTACGATCAGATGCTGCGCCCTGACTGGCCTGCGCTGGGTTCCGTGCAATACACGATTCAGAAGTTCTATCGCATTGACGGCGGCAGTACTCAGATGAAAGGCGTGACGCCTGACGTGATGATGCCAACGGGCACCGAGACGGTAGATACCGGCGAGAAGTTCGAAGATAACGCGTTACCGTGGGACAGCATCAAAGCGGCCAACTACATCAAGAGCGGCGATCTGAAAGCGCTGATTAGCAAACTGAATGAGCATCATCAGGAGCGTATCGCCAAAGATCCTGAGTTCCAGTTTGTTGCGCAGGACATTGCCCGCTACAACGCGATGAAGGATAAACGCAACCTCGTGTCGCTCAATCTTGCTCAGCGTGAGAAAGAGAATGACGACGATGAGGCGATGCGTCTGAATCGGATTAACGATCGACTGGCGAGAGAAGGTAAGAAACCGCTCAAATCGCTGGAAGATTTGCCGAAAGATTATCAGGCTCCCGATCCTTATCTGGATGAAACGGTGAAAATCGCTAACGATTTGGCGCAAGACCAGAAAGAGTAA
- a CDS encoding AraC family transcriptional regulator has translation MSVTALRPASPSLIEEADWRLPSGQPLQRYGLCALAQPHLRTPQQTTRFHFYEATLLLVLSGQLTIIEQNKTTTVDTPSQLCLITPDANADLTKIPSGYDSVFRSIFLTFSPTLLARFYLRYPDESSSAHHPQPFTTLTLDSALTSTLQYLVEGITGNELNESRLELRLMDMLLVLSERGYRFGAPPQPGVSTQLRALISEEPERHWTAQSAGRLLAMSEATLRRRLSAEQTRFELLLLETRMQHAMMLVQTTSWNMQRLAEACGYKSSARFSERFKTRFGCSPTKIR, from the coding sequence ATGAGCGTGACCGCTTTACGCCCTGCTTCTCCGTCTCTCATTGAAGAGGCGGACTGGCGTTTGCCATCAGGCCAGCCGCTACAGCGGTATGGTCTGTGCGCATTGGCACAGCCTCACCTGCGCACACCACAGCAAACAACGCGTTTTCATTTTTATGAGGCCACGCTTCTGCTGGTTCTTTCGGGTCAATTGACCATTATCGAACAGAATAAAACAACGACTGTCGACACGCCGTCTCAGCTTTGCCTGATTACACCTGATGCGAATGCCGATCTGACGAAAATACCCAGCGGTTATGACTCCGTTTTTCGATCAATCTTCCTGACGTTTTCACCCACGCTTCTGGCGCGTTTTTATCTCCGCTATCCTGATGAATCCTCATCAGCGCATCATCCTCAACCCTTCACTACCCTCACGCTGGATAGCGCACTCACCAGCACATTGCAGTATTTGGTTGAAGGGATTACAGGCAACGAGCTCAATGAATCACGTCTCGAACTCCGGCTGATGGATATGCTGCTGGTGCTATCAGAACGCGGATATCGCTTTGGCGCACCGCCACAGCCTGGCGTTTCCACCCAGCTACGTGCGCTGATCAGTGAGGAACCGGAACGCCACTGGACCGCACAGTCTGCAGGCCGTTTGCTGGCGATGAGCGAAGCCACGCTACGCCGGAGGTTATCCGCTGAGCAAACGCGTTTTGAATTGCTACTGTTGGAGACGCGAATGCAGCACGCCATGATGTTGGTACAGACGACGTCATGGAATATGCAACGTCTGGCTGAGGCCTGTGGGTATAAATCCTCGGCTCGTTTTTCCGAACGATTTAAAACCCGTTTTGGCTGTTCACCTACCAAGATTCGTTAA
- a CDS encoding YbhB/YbcL family Raf kinase inhibitor-like protein encodes MLHLSSHSFQDGENIPGEFAFAIPDATNHISLSSNHNPHLAWHGAPEGTQSFVLICHDPDVPSRGDDVNQEGREVSASLPRVDFYHWLLLDIPASVSEIAAASHSDSITPRGKAGPDAPTELRHGVNDYTVWFATDEQMKGTYYGYDGPCPPWNDALVHHYIFTLYALATPSLAIEGEINGANVHAALANAPVLAEAKLTGLYTLNPQLL; translated from the coding sequence ATGCTACACCTCTCCAGCCATAGTTTTCAGGACGGCGAAAATATCCCAGGCGAATTTGCTTTTGCCATTCCGGATGCAACCAATCACATTTCGCTGTCCTCTAACCACAATCCCCACCTTGCCTGGCACGGCGCTCCCGAAGGGACACAGTCTTTCGTGTTGATCTGTCACGACCCAGATGTACCCAGCCGCGGTGATGATGTGAATCAGGAAGGCCGCGAGGTTAGCGCCTCTCTGCCCCGTGTTGATTTCTACCATTGGCTGTTGCTGGATATTCCAGCCAGCGTCAGCGAGATCGCCGCCGCTTCGCATTCCGATAGCATTACTCCGCGCGGAAAAGCAGGTCCAGATGCCCCAACAGAGCTCCGACACGGCGTCAACGATTACACCGTTTGGTTCGCCACCGACGAACAGATGAAAGGCACCTACTATGGCTATGATGGCCCGTGCCCGCCGTGGAACGATGCGCTCGTCCATCACTACATTTTCACACTGTACGCTCTCGCGACGCCGTCTTTAGCGATAGAGGGTGAGATTAACGGGGCGAATGTCCATGCCGCGCTGGCTAACGCGCCAGTATTGGCAGAAGCGAAACTTACCGGACTGTATACGCTGAATCCTCAATTGTTATGA
- a CDS encoding methylated-DNA--[protein]-cysteine S-methyltransferase, which yields MFFSQYDSPMGEITIAADGKNLTGLWFVGQKYYAQSLQVELSIGSELPLFSAIRRWLDAYFSGHNPSLDALPLAPSGSDFRLAVWQRLCQIPYGEYVTYGTVAKDVAAVMGKTSMSAQATGGAVGHNPISIIIPCHRVIGTNNSLTGYAGGIAKKIQLLELEGVNTVNMSVPIKGTAL from the coding sequence ATGTTTTTCAGTCAGTATGATTCTCCAATGGGGGAAATTACGATAGCCGCCGATGGGAAAAACTTGACCGGACTCTGGTTTGTCGGTCAAAAATATTATGCCCAGTCCCTTCAAGTCGAACTGTCGATAGGCTCCGAACTTCCGCTTTTTTCTGCCATTAGACGATGGTTAGATGCTTATTTCTCTGGCCATAACCCTTCCCTCGATGCTCTGCCATTGGCACCAAGCGGCAGTGATTTTCGACTGGCTGTTTGGCAACGATTATGTCAGATCCCGTATGGTGAATATGTTACATACGGAACCGTAGCCAAAGATGTTGCGGCTGTTATGGGTAAAACCAGCATGTCAGCGCAGGCTACCGGTGGGGCGGTTGGTCACAACCCAATATCTATTATCATTCCTTGCCACCGGGTCATAGGCACCAATAACAGCTTGACCGGGTATGCTGGAGGTATCGCAAAAAAAATTCAGCTACTTGAACTAGAAGGTGTTAACACCGTGAATATGAGCGTCCCTATCAAAGGGACGGCTTTATGA
- the potD gene encoding spermidine/putrescine ABC transporter substrate-binding protein PotD translates to MKKWPHLLAACAMMFGISTANANDGKTLYFYNWTEYVPPGLLEQFTKETGIKVIYSTYESNESMYAKLKTYKDSAYDLVVPSTYFISKMSKEGMLQKIDTSKLSNFHNLDPNLLHKSFDPNNDYSIPYIWGATAIGINHEVIDPASVTGWANLWDKKYKDSLLLTDDAREVFQIALRKLGYSANTTDPKEIEAAYKALQTLMPNVLTFNSDNPGNPFIEGEVNLGMVWNGSAYVARQAGTPLDVIWPKEGGIFWMDSLAIPANAKNVDGAMKLIDFLLRPEVAAQVAETIGYPTPNLAAKKLLPPEVSSDKTLYPDDETIAKGEWQNDVGSASTLYETYFQQLKAGR, encoded by the coding sequence ATGAAAAAGTGGCCACACCTACTGGCAGCCTGCGCGATGATGTTTGGTATCAGTACCGCCAATGCCAACGACGGGAAAACGCTCTATTTCTATAACTGGACCGAATACGTGCCGCCGGGCCTGTTGGAGCAGTTCACTAAAGAAACGGGAATCAAGGTGATTTACTCCACCTATGAATCCAACGAGAGCATGTACGCCAAGCTGAAAACCTATAAAGACAGTGCCTACGATTTAGTCGTGCCGTCGACCTATTTCATCTCCAAGATGAGCAAAGAAGGCATGCTGCAAAAGATTGATACCAGCAAGCTCAGCAACTTCCATAATCTCGATCCGAACCTGCTGCACAAATCTTTCGATCCGAACAACGATTACTCGATTCCCTATATCTGGGGCGCAACGGCGATTGGCATTAATCATGAAGTGATTGACCCTGCTAGCGTCACCGGTTGGGCCAATCTGTGGGACAAGAAATACAAAGACAGTCTCCTGCTGACGGACGATGCACGTGAAGTGTTCCAAATTGCCCTGCGTAAGTTGGGTTACTCAGCGAACACCACCGACCCCAAAGAGATTGAGGCGGCCTATAAAGCGCTACAAACCTTGATGCCGAACGTGCTGACGTTCAATTCGGATAACCCTGGTAACCCGTTCATTGAGGGTGAGGTTAATCTGGGTATGGTGTGGAACGGTTCTGCCTACGTGGCACGTCAGGCCGGCACACCGCTGGATGTCATCTGGCCAAAAGAAGGCGGTATCTTCTGGATGGACAGCCTGGCTATTCCGGCCAACGCCAAAAACGTTGACGGTGCGATGAAGCTGATCGACTTCCTACTGCGCCCAGAAGTGGCAGCGCAGGTTGCAGAAACCATCGGCTATCCGACGCCGAATCTGGCGGCGAAAAAATTACTGCCACCGGAGGTTTCAAGTGACAAAACACTGTACCCAGATGATGAAACCATCGCCAAAGGCGAATGGCAGAACGACGTTGGCAGCGCCAGCACGTTGTATGAAACCTATTTTCAGCAGCTAAAAGCCGGGCGTTAA
- the potC gene encoding spermidine/putrescine ABC transporter permease PotC, whose protein sequence is MTGRLIRGGFMSIIYAYLYIPIIILIVNSFNQARFGINWQGFTLDWYRLLMNNDSLLQAAQHSLTMAVFSATFATLIGSLTAVALYRYRFRGKPFVGGMLFVVMMSPDIVMAISLLVLFMLLGISLGFWSLLFSHITFCLPFVVVTVYSRLKGFDVRMLEAARDLGASEVIILRKIILPLAMPAVAASWLLSFTLSMDDVVVSSFVTGPAYEILPLKIYSMVKVGVSPEVNALATILLILSLVLVLSSQLILRDRTGK, encoded by the coding sequence ATGACTGGACGCTTAATCCGCGGTGGATTTATGTCCATCATTTACGCTTACCTGTACATTCCGATCATTATTCTGATCGTGAATTCGTTTAATCAGGCGCGTTTCGGTATCAATTGGCAAGGATTTACGCTGGATTGGTATCGGCTGTTGATGAATAACGACAGCTTGCTTCAGGCCGCACAGCACTCGCTGACGATGGCTGTGTTTTCCGCGACGTTTGCCACGCTGATTGGCTCCCTGACGGCTGTCGCACTGTATCGCTACCGCTTTCGCGGCAAGCCTTTTGTCGGCGGCATGCTGTTCGTGGTGATGATGTCGCCGGATATCGTGATGGCAATCTCCCTGCTGGTGCTCTTCATGCTGCTGGGCATATCGCTCGGGTTCTGGTCGCTGCTGTTTTCCCACATCACGTTCTGCCTGCCGTTTGTGGTGGTGACCGTCTACTCGCGTCTGAAAGGGTTTGACGTACGGATGCTGGAAGCCGCGCGCGATTTGGGTGCCAGCGAAGTGATTATTCTGCGCAAGATCATTCTGCCACTGGCGATGCCAGCGGTAGCGGCCAGTTGGTTGCTCAGCTTTACGCTGTCGATGGATGACGTGGTGGTTTCTTCGTTTGTCACCGGGCCCGCGTATGAAATTCTGCCCTTGAAGATTTACTCGATGGTAAAGGTCGGCGTATCTCCGGAAGTCAATGCGCTGGCGACGATCCTGCTGATTCTGTCGCTCGTGTTGGTGCTCAGTAGCCAGCTAATTTTACGCGACCGCACCGGAAAATAA
- the potB gene encoding spermidine/putrescine ABC transporter permease PotB, which translates to MKTSRKRFQNIIITLIVAWLVLFVFLPNLMIIGTSFLTRDDTHFVSLVFTLENYTRLADPLYASVLLHSLNMAVIATLCCLLLGYPFAFILARLPKKIQPLMLFLLIVPFWTNSLIRIYGLKIFLSTRGHLNEFLLWIGLIDTPLRIMYTSEAVILGLIYILLPFMVLPLYSSIEKLDKAYLEAARDLGANKWQTFIRVVIPLTMPGIIAGCLLVLLPAMGLFFVADLMGGAKNLLIGNVIKSQFLNIRDWPFGAATSICLTLVMGILLFIYYRTARLLNKKGELE; encoded by the coding sequence ATGAAGACGTCGCGTAAACGCTTTCAAAATATCATTATCACACTCATCGTTGCCTGGCTGGTGTTGTTTGTTTTCCTGCCCAATCTGATGATCATCGGAACCAGTTTTCTGACGCGCGATGACACCCATTTCGTCAGTCTGGTCTTTACGCTCGAAAACTATACGCGACTGGCCGATCCACTTTATGCTTCAGTCCTACTGCATTCGCTGAATATGGCCGTTATCGCCACGCTCTGCTGTCTGCTGCTAGGCTATCCGTTTGCCTTTATTCTGGCGCGCTTACCGAAAAAAATTCAGCCACTGATGCTGTTTCTGCTGATTGTGCCGTTTTGGACTAACTCACTGATCCGCATTTACGGGCTGAAAATTTTCCTCAGTACACGCGGCCATCTGAATGAATTCCTGCTCTGGATCGGCCTTATCGATACGCCGTTGCGGATTATGTACACCTCAGAGGCAGTGATTCTCGGTCTGATTTATATCCTGCTGCCTTTCATGGTGCTGCCACTCTACTCCAGTATTGAAAAGCTCGATAAAGCCTACCTTGAAGCCGCCCGCGATCTGGGTGCCAATAAATGGCAAACCTTTATTCGTGTGGTGATCCCGCTGACCATGCCGGGGATTATCGCTGGATGTCTACTGGTGCTGCTGCCCGCAATGGGGCTGTTCTTCGTGGCCGACCTGATGGGCGGTGCCAAGAATTTGCTGATCGGTAACGTCATCAAAAGCCAGTTTCTTAATATCCGCGATTGGCCGTTTGGTGCCGCCACCAGCATCTGCCTGACGTTGGTCATGGGTATACTGCTGTTTATCTACTACCGCACGGCCCGCCTGCTGAATAAAAAGGGAGAGCTGGAATGA
- the potA gene encoding spermidine/putrescine ABC transporter ATP-binding protein PotA: MKENSLTVPVVELLNVHKGFDGKDIISHFNLTINNGEFLTILGPSGCGKTTVLRLIAGLETVDSGNIMLEKQDITHQPAEQRHVNTVFQSYALFPHLSVFENVAFGLRMQKTPAAEMTPRVIEALKMVQLDELAQRRPHQLSGGQQQRVAIARAVVNQPKVLLLDESLSALDYKLRKQMQNELKALQRKLGITFIFVTHDQEEALTMSDRIVVMRDGRIEQDGTPREIYEEPKNLFVASFIGEINIFDAIVLEQLDAQRVRALVEGHECVITVSFLVNIGQHLNVLLRPEDLRVEELGDGMQAEGMVGYVRERNYKGMTLESNIELENGKMVMVSEFFNEDDPDFDHSLNQKVDVTWVESWEVVLHDEDVA; the protein is encoded by the coding sequence ATGAAAGAAAACTCCCTGACTGTGCCGGTCGTTGAATTGCTCAACGTCCATAAAGGCTTTGATGGCAAAGACATCATTTCGCATTTTAATCTCACTATTAATAACGGTGAGTTCCTGACGATCCTCGGGCCATCCGGCTGCGGAAAAACCACCGTACTGCGTCTGATTGCCGGTCTGGAAACAGTCGATAGCGGCAATATCATGCTGGAAAAGCAGGATATTACCCACCAGCCCGCCGAGCAGCGGCACGTTAATACCGTATTCCAAAGTTACGCATTGTTCCCTCATCTCAGCGTGTTTGAAAACGTAGCATTTGGTCTGCGTATGCAGAAAACACCCGCCGCAGAAATGACTCCGCGCGTGATTGAAGCGCTAAAAATGGTGCAGTTGGACGAGCTGGCGCAACGGCGCCCACACCAATTATCCGGCGGCCAGCAACAACGCGTCGCTATCGCCCGCGCCGTCGTCAACCAGCCAAAGGTTCTGCTGCTGGATGAGTCTCTGTCCGCACTCGATTATAAGCTGCGTAAACAGATGCAGAACGAGTTGAAAGCGCTGCAACGTAAGCTGGGCATTACCTTTATTTTCGTCACGCACGATCAGGAAGAAGCCCTGACCATGTCCGACCGCATCGTGGTGATGCGTGATGGCCGCATCGAGCAAGACGGCACGCCGCGTGAAATCTACGAAGAACCGAAAAATCTATTCGTCGCCAGTTTTATCGGTGAAATCAATATTTTTGATGCCATCGTACTGGAACAGTTGGACGCACAGCGAGTGCGCGCTCTGGTCGAAGGCCACGAATGTGTTATCACCGTCAGCTTTTTGGTCAACATCGGCCAACACCTCAACGTGCTGCTGCGGCCGGAAGATTTACGCGTTGAAGAGCTTGGCGATGGCATGCAGGCAGAAGGGATGGTTGGCTACGTGCGCGAGCGCAACTATAAAGGTATGACGCTGGAATCCAATATCGAGTTGGAAAACGGCAAAATGGTCATGGTCAGCGAGTTCTTTAACGAAGACGATCCCGACTTCGATCATTCACTCAACCAGAAAGTGGACGTTACCTGGGTGGAAAGTTGGGAGGTAGTCCTGCACGATGAAGACGTCGCGTAA